ATCTCGGCGATCGTCGGGGTGTCGAAGAACGCGTCCAGCGGCACCTCGACTCCGAGCCGGCGGTGGATCCGGCTGCTGATCCGGGTGATGGTCAGCGAGTGTCCACCGAGGTCGAACAGGTCTTCGTGGATGCCGATCTCCGGAATCTGCAGGACGTCCTGCCAGATCAGCCGGATCTCCTCGATGACCGGATCGCCTGAGCTGTCGGCACCCGAGCTGTCAGCACCTGAGCTGTCAGCGTCGGTCAGCGCGGCCAGTGCCGGGCGGGCCGCCTGCCCGGCCGCGTTGTCGGCTGTCTCTCCGGCGGCACCTTCGGCTGCGGGATGGCCAGCCACTGGTGCTCCCATCGGGGCCGGCGGTGGCAGGGCGGCCCGGTCCAGTTTGCCGTTCGGGCTGACCGGTAGCCGGTCCAGGACCACCCAGTCGGTCGGCAGCATCGCGGTGGGCAGGCTCTCGGCCAGATGCCGGCGTAGCGCGGCCGGGGCGGGTGCCGGACCGCGTGGCACCAGGTAGCCGACCAGCCGCGGTTCGTCGGTGCCGCCGTCGGTGGCGTGCAGCAGCACCGCCGCCTGAGTGACCGCCGGGTGCTCCAGGAGCCGCGCGGTGATCTCGCCCAGTTCGACCCGGTGGCCACGGATCTTCACCTGGTCGTCGGTCCGGCCCAGGAACTCGATCCGCCCGTCCGGCGTCCATCGGCACAGGTCCCCGGTCCGGTACAGCCGTCCCGGGGCGCGGCCGTCGGTGAACGGGTCGTCGACGAACCGCTGCGCGGTCAGCTCCGGGCGGCCCAGGTAGCCGTCGGCCACCCCGCGTCCACCGAGATAGAGCTCGCCCGGCACGCCGATCGGCACCGGTCGGCGCGCTTCGTCCAGCAGGTACGCCGTGGTGTTGGCAACCGGCCGGCCGATGGTGACCTCGTCCGGTTCGGCTGGGATGTCCGCCATAGTGGCATATATCGTCGCCTCGGTCGGACCGTACCCGTTGACCAGGCGGCGTACCCGCTGGCGCAGGTCCCGGGCCAGTGGCACCGGCAGGGCCTCGCCTCCGGTCACCGCGACCACCGAATCGTCGAGTCCGGCTTCCAGCAGCACCCGCCAGCCGGACGGGGTCGCCTGCACGTGGGTCACGCCCTCGTCACGCACCAGCCGGAGCACGCCGGCGCCGTCCAGGGCGCTCACCCCGGCGGCGACCACCACCCGACCGCCGGTGGTCAGCGGCAGGTACAGCTCGACCCCGGAGATGTCGAACGACAGCGAGGTCAGGTTGAGCCATCGGTGTGCCGGCTCGGCGTCGAACTCGTCCCGCATCGCGAGCACCAGGTTGGCCAACGCCCGGTGCGGTACGACGACTCCCTTGGGTCGACCGGTCGAGCCCGAGGTGTAGAGCACGTACGCCGGATCGTCCGGTGTCGGCAGGTCGGTGGCCGGTGCGGAGGAGCCGGTACCCAGGCCGGCCTGGTCCGTCTCCGGCCCGGCGTGATCCGTCTCCGGCCCGGCGTGATCCGTCTCCGGCCCGGCGTGATCCGTCTCCGGCCCGGTCAGGTCGACCTGGTCGAGGGCCAGCGTCGGGACGTCCGTCGTCGGCGGAGCACCGGAGGCCGCGAGGGCGGCGGTGGCGGAGGAGGCCGTCAGCACCAACGTCGGAGCGGCGTCGGCGATGATCATCGCTCGCCGGGCCGGTGGGTACGCCGGATCGACCGGCACGTACGCGGCGCGGCACCGCAGCACCGCCAGCAGCGCGGCGACGGCCTGCCAGGAACGGTCGAGCGCGACCGCCACCACGGCGCCACGACCCACCCCCCGGCCGCGCAGCGACGCGGCGAGCCGGGCGCTGGCGCGGTCGAGGTCGGCGTAGCTCAGTCGGCGTTGGCCGTCGACCACGGCGACCGCGTCCGGCGTCCGCCGTACCTGGTCGGCGAAGAGATTGACGACGGTGGCGTCCGCCGGATAGTCGCGGCCGGTCGCGTTCCAGCCGTGGCAGACCTGTACGAGCTCCTCGGCGGGCAGCACCGGCAGCCCGGCGATCGGCTGATCCGGGTCGGCGGTCACCGCGAGCAGCATGGTGCGCAGCTGAGCACCGATCCGGGCGACGGCGTCCGTGGCGATGGCCGCCGGACTGTGCTGCAGACTCAACTCCAGGGTGTCCGGGCCCGCGTCGTGCCCGGGGCCGTCCACGATCTGGATGTGCAGTGCGTTGCGGGCGGCGCCGCTGAACAGCGCCCATTCGACAGAGGTCGCCACCTGGTCGAAGGTGGGTTCGGGGCCGCGACGCCGGTATCCCACCGAGACGGGAGTCAACGCCGGAGCAGGTCGGAGCCCGGACACCACGTGGGCCAGCGGGACGGCCCGAATCCGGTTCAAGGAGCGGACCTGGTCCCGGACCGCGTGCGCGTGGTCGCGGAAGTCGCCGTCGGTGACGGTGACGGTGACGGGCAGTTCGTTGACGAAGAGTCCGACCTGGTCGGTGGTCTGCTCGGTCCGGGTGGACAGTCCGACGCCGACCGGCGTGCCTCGGTTGCCGTACCGGTCGAGCAGGAGATGCACCACGGCGAGCACCAGCTCGAAGCGGGTCACCTCGAGCTTGCGGCGGGCCTGGTCGAGCGCGGCGACCAGATCCGGGCCGAGAGCCACCGGTACGACGGCACCGGGTTCGGCTGCGGCCGGAATCCGGGTCAGTCCGGGTAGGACGACGCCACCCGGTCCGGTCCAATGGGTGGCCCAATGGGCGCGGGCGGCGGCGGTCTCGGCGGCCACCCGGTCCCGTTCGGCCGCCGCGTGCCGCTGGTAGTCGGTCGGCAGGGGTGCCAGTCGGGCCGGCCGACCGGATCGGGCGGCGGCGTACGCGGTGGCCAGGTCCCGGACCAGCACGTCCTTGGACATCCCGTCGAACACCAGGTGGTGTGCCGTGACCAGCAGCAGCTGGCGGCCGTCGGCCCCGGCCAGCAACTGGAACCGCGCCAACGGTCCGGTCCGTAGCTCGTGGCCCCGGGCGATCTCGGCCGCGATCCGGTCGTCGGTGAGGTCGCCGACGACCAGGGTCGGCGGGTGGGCGGCCGGTGCCAGCCGGGGCATGCCGTCGTCGTCGGCGATCCGGGTCGTGAGGATCGGGTGTCGGGCGACCACCGCGTCGCAGGCCGCCGCCAACGCGGAACGGTCCAGGTCGGCGGCGAACCACACCCCCAGAGCCATGTGGTACGCCGTACCAGCGGCCCCGGCCTGTTCGGTGAACCATACGGCGTGCTGGGCGTACGTCGCTTCGGCGGTACCCACGTGATCCTCCTGGTGCTGCTGCTGCTGGTGCTGTCGTCGTTGCGGTAAGTCGGTGGCCAGCTGCCGCTGGCCGGGCCGGCCGGTCGTGCCCGGCTGATCAGTCGGCGGGCGGGTCGAACAGCGCGGTGAGCTGTCGTTTCAGGACCTTTCCGGCGTCGTTGCGGGGCAACGTGTCGGTCACCACCACCCGGGCCGGCAACTGGTAGTCGGCCAGCCTGCCGGCGAGGAACGCGCGTACCTGCGGCAACGCCAGGTCGGTGGCGGGGACGCCGGGGCGGGGTACCAGCACGGCCGCGACGGCCGAGCCGAGCACCGGGTGCGGCATCGCCACCACGGCGGCTTCGGCCACCGCCGGATGGTCGTGCAGGGCCGCCTCGACCTCCAGCGTGGAGATCTTGAACGCCCCTGACTTGATCATGTCCTGGTGGCGGTCGGCAAGGTAGAGATAACCGTCCTCGTCCAGCCGGCCGAGGTCCCCCATCCGGACCCAGCCGTCGCGGAACGTGTCCCGGTTGGCGTGATCGTCGCGGTAGTAGGACCGGGGATGGGCGCAGCGCAGCCAAACCTCGCCGACCGTGCCCGGCGGCACCGGTCGGCCCGCGTCGTCGGCGATCCTCAGCTGTCCGTCGATCGCCCGGCCC
The sequence above is a segment of the Solwaraspora sp. WMMD406 genome. Coding sequences within it:
- a CDS encoding amino acid adenylation domain-containing protein; translated protein: MGTAEATYAQHAVWFTEQAGAAGTAYHMALGVWFAADLDRSALAAACDAVVARHPILTTRIADDDGMPRLAPAAHPPTLVVGDLTDDRIAAEIARGHELRTGPLARFQLLAGADGRQLLLVTAHHLVFDGMSKDVLVRDLATAYAAARSGRPARLAPLPTDYQRHAAAERDRVAAETAAARAHWATHWTGPGGVVLPGLTRIPAAAEPGAVVPVALGPDLVAALDQARRKLEVTRFELVLAVVHLLLDRYGNRGTPVGVGLSTRTEQTTDQVGLFVNELPVTVTVTDGDFRDHAHAVRDQVRSLNRIRAVPLAHVVSGLRPAPALTPVSVGYRRRGPEPTFDQVATSVEWALFSGAARNALHIQIVDGPGHDAGPDTLELSLQHSPAAIATDAVARIGAQLRTMLLAVTADPDQPIAGLPVLPAEELVQVCHGWNATGRDYPADATVVNLFADQVRRTPDAVAVVDGQRRLSYADLDRASARLAASLRGRGVGRGAVVAVALDRSWQAVAALLAVLRCRAAYVPVDPAYPPARRAMIIADAAPTLVLTASSATAALAASGAPPTTDVPTLALDQVDLTGPETDHAGPETDHAGPETDHAGPETDQAGLGTGSSAPATDLPTPDDPAYVLYTSGSTGRPKGVVVPHRALANLVLAMRDEFDAEPAHRWLNLTSLSFDISGVELYLPLTTGGRVVVAAGVSALDGAGVLRLVRDEGVTHVQATPSGWRVLLEAGLDDSVVAVTGGEALPVPLARDLRQRVRRLVNGYGPTEATIYATMADIPAEPDEVTIGRPVANTTAYLLDEARRPVPIGVPGELYLGGRGVADGYLGRPELTAQRFVDDPFTDGRAPGRLYRTGDLCRWTPDGRIEFLGRTDDQVKIRGHRVELGEITARLLEHPAVTQAAVLLHATDGGTDEPRLVGYLVPRGPAPAPAALRRHLAESLPTAMLPTDWVVLDRLPVSPNGKLDRAALPPPAPMGAPVAGHPAAEGAAGETADNAAGQAARPALAALTDADSSGADSSGADSSGDPVIEEIRLIWQDVLQIPEIGIHEDLFDLGGHSLTITRISSRIHRRLGVEVPLDAFFDTPTIAEIADVVRQERAGH